The genome window GCTCGTGCCGCAAAGGCTTTAGCATCGAGCATCTCTATGGCACTGTGCCACATCGAAATACCGCGTTCACGAGCATATTGGCGTACTTGTGTGAGAGTGGCAGCGCCGATACCGCGCGTAGGTGTGTTGACGATACGTTCAAAAGCGGCGTCATCGAGACGGTTTGATACCAGACGCAAATAAGACAGAACGTCTTTTATTTCAGCCCGCTCAAAAAAGCGTAAGCCACCATAAACCCGATATGGCATAGCAGCTTGTAGTAAGGCTTCCTCAATGACCCGTGATTGCGCATTCGAACGATAGAGCACGGCAGCATCACTTCTTTTCCCACCGTTTTCTACCCATTTACGGATTTGCTCGACAAGGTATGAGGCTTCGTCACGTTCGTTGTAAGCGTTATAAATCTGGATGGGATCGCCGTCATCATCCTCTGTCCATAATTCTTTGCCTAAGCGTTCACTATTATTGGCAATAACCGCATTAGCTGCTTTGAGAATATTGCCAGTAGAACGATAGTTTTGTTCTAGACGGATGGTGCTGGCACCCTGGTAGTCGGTGTCGAACTGTTGAATATTTTCTATACGTGCACCACGCCAGCCATAGATAGACTGATCATCATCCCCCACGATAAACAGGTGTCCGCTAGTTCCGGCGAGTAATCTTAGCCAAGCATATTGCAAGGTATTAGTATCCTGAAACTCGTCGACTAAAATTTGTTTAAACCGCTGCTGATAGTGCGCCAGAATATCGGGCCGTTTTAACCAGAGTTCATGGCTTCTTAATAAAATTTCACCGAAATCGATGACCCCAGCTCGTTGACAAGCTTGTTCATAGGCAAGGTAAATGGCCAGCATATTTTTTGAATAAGGGTCATGACCTGCCTGAATATCTTTGGCACGCAGGCCTTCATCTTTTTGTGCATTGATGTACCACTGGGCCTGTTTAGGTGGCCATTGTGCTTCATCCAGTTCCATCGCGCGGATGATGCGTTTCAGCATCCGAAGTTGATCATCGCTATCCAGAATCTGGAAATTTTGAGGCAGATCGGCTTCTTTCCAATGTGAGCGCAATAGGCGGTGAGCTAAGCCATGAAAGGTGCCTACCCACATGCCGCCTGGTGGATAACCCAGAATCTCTTCAATACGACCACGCATTTCTGCAGCCGCTTTATTGGTGAAGGTCACAGCTAAAATATTACCCGCTGAAAAACCTTCTGCTTGTATCAGCCAGGCTATTCTGTGGACTAATACCCGTGTTTTTCCACTACCGGCTCCCGCCAGAATCCTAGCGTGGCCTAGAGGTGCAGCAACCGCTTCACGTTGTGGTTTGTTTAGATCGTTTAAAAGCTCTGAGACATCCATTTTGTGATCATATCGTTCAGAAATAAATAAACCAGCACATTATCCGGTGTGATGGATATGAACTGGTCAATTGATGTTATGCCATATCAGTCGGGCGGGGGACTGATAGCGTATCTGCATAACGCTCATTGTAAAAATCAAACTCCCCGCAACGAGAATGCTTGCGGGGAGTATGTATTTTTTAGATGTTGCTATCTAAAAATGCAGCCAATTGTGATTTTGTTAAAGCACCTACTTTTGTGGCTTCAACTTCACCATCTTTAAACAACATTAATGTTGGGATACCACGGATACCGTAGCGTGGTGGAGTGTCCTGATTTTCGTCAATATTCAGCTTGCAAACTTTCAACTTACCAGCGTATTCGGTCGCGATTTCATCCAATACAGGGGCGATCATTTTGCATGGACCACACCATTCAGCCCAGTAATCGACCAACACAGGCAGGTCAGACTGTAGTACTTGGCTATCAAAGTCGCCATCGGTCACGTGGGTGACGTTTTCGCTCATGTTTTATCTCCAGTGGTATATAAAGTATCGTGGGTCTATACTCCCATACGATATAGCCTAACATTTTTTCCTATCACAAAAGGTAATGCAAGTATTCTATGAGTGCACATCTAACCGAGCAGGCCTTCTCATCCTTGCCACTCCACGCTTCACTAAAAGCCGGGCTGGCAAAGGCCGGATTCGAATTCTGTACCCCGATTCAAGCTTCTGCGCTGCCATTATTACTATCAGGCCGTGATGTTGCTGGTCAGGCACAGACAGGAACGGGCAAAACCATTGCTTTTTTACTTGCTACCTTTCAATGCCTGCTTGAAAAAAGCCTGCCGAAAATTGGGACGGAAAACAACCACGCGCACTGATTTTAGCTCCGACTCGCGAATTAGCCATTCAAATAGCGAAAGATGCAGAAAAACTTAATGCTGAATCAGGACTGCGTATTGGTATCGCACATGGAGGCAAAGATTACCAACGTCAGCGCGATATGATTACGGAGGGGCTGGATATTTTAATCGGCACGCCTGGGCGCTTGCTGGATTATCAGAAACAGCGCGTGTTCAGTTTAAAATTCATTGATGTCGTTGTACTTGATGAAGCCGATCGGATGTTTGATCTGGGCTTTATTAAAGATGTCCGTTATTTCCTGCGTCGTATCCCTAAACCCGAGCAACGTTTAGGGATGTTGTTTTCAGCGACATTGAGCTACAAAGTTAGCGAATTAGCTTACGAACATATGAATAACCCAGAAAAAGTTCAGGTCGAACCTGAAAAAATGATGGGGGATCGTATTGAAGAATGGGTGTACTACCCGGCGAATGATGAAAAAATTCCTCTGCTGCTGGCATTGATTAAACGTTTGAATCCTGAACGGGGCATTATTTTTGTCAATACAAAACAAGCTGCAGATGTTGTCTGGGGATATTTGGAGGGGAATGGCTACAAGGCTTCATTATTGTCTGGTGATGTGCCCCAGAAAAAACGTGAACGCTTATTGCAACATTTCCAAGATGGCGAATTTCCCTTCCTCGTCGCCACTGATGTTGCTGCGCGAGGATTACATATTCCTGAGGTGAGTCATGTATTTAATTATGATTTACCCCAAGATGTAGAGGACTACGTTCATCGCACGGGACGGACTGCTCGAGCAGGGGCTAGCGGTGTTGCCATCAGTTTAGCGTGTGAAGAATATGTATTTTCACTGCCAGATATTGAAGCTTATATCAAACATAAATTACCATTAGCATCAACCTCTGATGAGCAACTGGACACACCCAAGCCACGAGTAAAAAAGGAAAAAGAAGCCGCACCACAACGAAAAAGACACGACGCGAATAAATCATCAAAGCCACGACGCAGGCGTCCAAGGCAAGAAAAAAGTAATGATAGATGCAGATCAACAATAACAGACAAGCGAATTTTTACCCGCTGGTTCCTACTGAACCACGCAATAATACGCGTTTGCCTGTTACTTTTGATGCTGCCGCTGAATACACCGCCACCATCGTTGATAAAGAACAAGCTGATACAACGAATGTCGTTGTGCCAGTGGCCTCCACACAAGATAGTCAGCAAGCGCAATTTGTCAGGCAGTTTATCGGCACTGAACGTGACTCATCTTCGTCTGAACGACAAAACAATCTACTACCAAAGTCTGTACAGCAATATTTATATATCAAGGACATGAATAATGATTCAAAGCCGTCAGGAGGGCAGTTAGTGGATGAGATGGTTTAGCGTTTTATGGCTTGTTTTTTTCATTACGGGCTGTGCGGCAAGCGGAAATAATAGTCAGTCAAATAACGGTGTCTCCAGACTAGCCAAGAGTGACATCGATGAAGTGATAGAGCTTCACCAACAAGCGGTGATGGCGCAGTTAAAAAGATTAATGTTGAAGCTTTACAAACGTAATCCCAATCTTCGTCATGACAGGGATATCAGAACCATCAAAGAGAGTGTGGAGCGGACATTCTCCAGAGAGGTGGATTTCATCTACCCCGAATGGGCTATTATCAAGAGACCAACCGATATAATACGACTCTCTCTTGATGAACGTTTTCAGGGGGATCGTGTACTTGCCTATATTGTCGGCTTAAGAAAAATGCTGATGGCATCTTATGATAACCACAGCGAATTTTTTTACCTGACCTCAATCGATCAGCAAAAACTCTATAACAGTGCTCGTAATATAGAA of Methylophaga marina contains these proteins:
- the uvrD gene encoding DNA helicase II encodes the protein MDVSELLNDLNKPQREAVAAPLGHARILAGAGSGKTRVLVHRIAWLIQAEGFSAGNILAVTFTNKAAAEMRGRIEEILGYPPGGMWVGTFHGLAHRLLRSHWKEADLPQNFQILDSDDQLRMLKRIIRAMELDEAQWPPKQAQWYINAQKDEGLRAKDIQAGHDPYSKNMLAIYLAYEQACQRAGVIDFGEILLRSHELWLKRPDILAHYQQRFKQILVDEFQDTNTLQYAWLRLLAGTSGHLFIVGDDDQSIYGWRGARIENIQQFDTDYQGASTIRLEQNYRSTGNILKAANAVIANNSERLGKELWTEDDDGDPIQIYNAYNERDEASYLVEQIRKWVENGGKRSDAAVLYRSNAQSRVIEEALLQAAMPYRVYGGLRFFERAEIKDVLSYLRLVSNRLDDAAFERIVNTPTRGIGAATLTQVRQYARERGISMWHSAIEMLDAKAFAARAGNALAGFITLIDSLTPEQDTVMGLNELTQLVIDESGLKAHFAKDKTEKGQGRIDNLDELISATKQFHKPEEAEDMSDLDAFLAHAALEAGENQADRWEDCVQLMTLHSAKGLEFPIVFMVGMEEGLFPGQKSSDDPVRLAEERRLCYVGMTRARKTLYLMYTESRFLYGQEMIQRPSRFLSELPTECTEEVRARKNHITPSLNGVRGRDTQTMNETGIKTGQQVHHQKFGPGIVLDTEGSGKNARVQVNFKHAGSKWLVLAYAKLDIL
- the trxA gene encoding thioredoxin TrxA, which gives rise to MSENVTHVTDGDFDSQVLQSDLPVLVDYWAEWCGPCKMIAPVLDEIATEYAGKLKVCKLNIDENQDTPPRYGIRGIPTLMLFKDGEVEATKVGALTKSQLAAFLDSNI
- a CDS encoding DEAD/DEAH box helicase; this translates as MSAHLTEQAFSSLPLHASLKAGLAKAGFEFCTPIQASALPLLLSGRDVAGQAQTGTGKTIAFLLATFQCLLEKSLPKIGTENNHAH
- a CDS encoding helicase-related protein; amino-acid sequence: MAKDAEKLNAESGLRIGIAHGGKDYQRQRDMITEGLDILIGTPGRLLDYQKQRVFSLKFIDVVVLDEADRMFDLGFIKDVRYFLRRIPKPEQRLGMLFSATLSYKVSELAYEHMNNPEKVQVEPEKMMGDRIEEWVYYPANDEKIPLLLALIKRLNPERGIIFVNTKQAADVVWGYLEGNGYKASLLSGDVPQKKRERLLQHFQDGEFPFLVATDVAARGLHIPEVSHVFNYDLPQDVEDYVHRTGRTARAGASGVAISLACEEYVFSLPDIEAYIKHKLPLASTSDEQLDTPKPRVKKEKEAAPQRKRHDANKSSKPRRRRPRQEKSNDRCRSTITDKRIFTRWFLLNHAIIRVCLLLLMLPLNTPPPSLIKNKLIQRMSLCQWPPHKIVSKRNLSGSLSALNVTHLRLNDKTIYYQSLYSNIYISRT